One genomic window of Halorubrum hochsteinianum includes the following:
- a CDS encoding alpha/beta fold hydrolase has product MLEPPTGRAVDEGRLPEPIAADEIPDAVPGRSRAIETNDVTLHVVEAGPEDGKLLVLLHGFPEFWYGWHEAIAPLANAGYRVVVPDQRGYNCSEKPPAVSDYRIDELARDVVGLIDAYDRETAAVAGHDWGAAVAWWLALNHESRLSELVAVNVPHPSVFERALRRSWDQRLKSWYMLAFQLPKLPEAVASAGNWRLATNALRDTSAPGTFSDEDLRRYRRAWNRDGAFEAMVNWYRAIVRDRPEPAETEVTVPTLVIWGAQDQFLAHRLAHESVERCADGRLLTIDDATHWVVHEHPHRVADAIADHADPLPPGAR; this is encoded by the coding sequence ATGCTCGAACCGCCGACTGGGCGCGCGGTCGACGAAGGTCGCCTCCCGGAGCCGATCGCCGCCGACGAAATCCCGGATGCGGTCCCGGGGCGCTCCCGCGCGATCGAGACGAACGACGTGACGCTTCACGTCGTCGAGGCCGGCCCCGAGGACGGGAAGCTGCTCGTCTTGCTCCACGGCTTCCCCGAGTTCTGGTACGGGTGGCACGAGGCGATCGCGCCGCTCGCGAACGCGGGCTACCGCGTCGTGGTGCCCGACCAGCGCGGCTACAACTGCTCGGAGAAGCCCCCGGCCGTGAGCGACTACCGCATCGACGAACTCGCGCGCGACGTCGTCGGCCTGATCGACGCCTACGACCGCGAGACGGCGGCCGTCGCCGGCCACGACTGGGGCGCGGCGGTGGCGTGGTGGCTCGCGCTCAACCACGAGTCTCGGCTCTCGGAACTGGTCGCGGTGAACGTCCCGCACCCGAGCGTCTTCGAGCGCGCGCTGCGGCGGTCGTGGGACCAGCGGCTCAAGAGCTGGTATATGCTCGCGTTCCAGCTCCCGAAGCTGCCCGAGGCGGTCGCGAGCGCCGGGAACTGGCGGCTGGCGACGAACGCGTTACGCGACACGAGCGCGCCCGGTACGTTCTCCGACGAGGACCTGCGCCGCTACCGGCGGGCGTGGAACCGCGACGGCGCGTTCGAGGCGATGGTGAACTGGTACCGCGCGATCGTCCGCGACCGCCCGGAGCCGGCCGAGACGGAGGTGACCGTCCCGACGCTCGTGATCTGGGGCGCACAAGACCAGTTCCTCGCGCACCGGCTGGCACACGAGAGCGTCGAGCGCTGCGCCGACGGCCGCCTGCTCACGATCGACGACGCGACCCACTGGGTCGTCCACGAACACCCGCACCGCGTCGCGGACGCGATCGCCGACCACGCCGACCCGCTGCCGCCGGGCGCGCGGTAG
- a CDS encoding sulfatase, translating into MTSDSTTASAADAPDGDATVSNVVLVTVDSLRADAVSPYDSERRSPVIDDLADGGTVFDRAFATGNWTPFSFPSILASEPVFARSGDIGVDESDTLAEVLSEAGVATGGFNAANGFLTDHWGYPDGFDEFEPFVTSVGSSVYSRYLAAHPTVEAWIQLATSPVRRLGSKLRGDSDDRPFLDASRMFDVEDAATAFVDDTDEPFFLWVHYMDTHTPYVPAPRYIREVSDGIVGTHQMLHAHARTSLGLEVGERTLRELRTLYQATVRQVDASVGRLLDSLDAAGVRDDTAVLLAGDHGEEFQEHGHLAHYPKLYDELIHVPLVADVPGLDGGRVDGHVGLDAVPPTVADLLGVEASEKWHGESLLPALRDDAESTESTDSTGSPDSATGSADESAEPTDDPDDPTDDPVVSVTVRGEDVTQQPIPRSLSDGDLLVSARDDDWTYIENVDGDAVELYHRPSDPTQQENLAVDPGERERSVIDRLKPVIDDHAALLRERGAAAEAAAAERDEDDEEVDEDLEARLEALGYK; encoded by the coding sequence ATGACATCCGACTCGACGACTGCTTCAGCCGCGGACGCGCCGGACGGGGACGCGACCGTCTCGAACGTCGTCCTCGTCACGGTGGACTCGCTGCGCGCGGACGCCGTCTCGCCGTACGACTCCGAGCGCCGCTCGCCGGTGATCGACGACCTCGCGGACGGCGGCACCGTGTTCGACCGCGCGTTCGCCACGGGCAACTGGACGCCGTTCTCGTTCCCCTCGATTCTCGCCTCCGAACCGGTGTTCGCCCGGTCGGGCGACATCGGCGTCGACGAGTCCGACACCCTCGCGGAGGTGCTCTCCGAGGCGGGGGTCGCGACCGGCGGGTTCAACGCCGCGAACGGCTTCCTCACCGACCACTGGGGGTATCCGGACGGGTTCGACGAGTTCGAGCCGTTCGTCACGAGCGTCGGCTCCAGCGTGTACAGCCGGTATCTCGCCGCGCACCCGACCGTCGAGGCGTGGATCCAGCTCGCGACCTCGCCGGTCCGCCGGCTCGGGTCGAAGCTCCGCGGCGACAGCGACGACCGGCCGTTCCTCGACGCCTCGCGCATGTTCGACGTGGAGGACGCCGCGACCGCGTTCGTCGACGACACCGACGAGCCGTTCTTCCTGTGGGTCCACTACATGGACACCCACACCCCGTACGTCCCCGCGCCGCGGTACATCCGCGAGGTGTCGGACGGCATCGTCGGCACCCACCAGATGCTCCACGCGCACGCCCGGACGAGCCTCGGGCTCGAAGTCGGCGAGCGCACGCTCCGCGAACTCCGCACCCTGTACCAGGCGACGGTGCGACAGGTGGACGCCAGCGTCGGCCGACTGCTCGACAGCTTGGACGCCGCCGGCGTCCGCGACGACACCGCGGTGTTGCTCGCGGGCGACCACGGCGAGGAGTTCCAGGAACACGGCCACCTCGCGCACTATCCGAAGCTGTACGACGAGCTGATCCACGTCCCGCTCGTCGCGGACGTGCCCGGCCTCGACGGCGGGCGCGTCGACGGCCACGTGGGACTCGACGCCGTCCCGCCCACGGTCGCCGACCTGCTGGGCGTCGAGGCGTCCGAGAAGTGGCACGGCGAGTCGCTCCTGCCGGCGCTCCGCGACGACGCGGAGTCGACGGAATCGACGGATTCGACGGGGTCGCCGGACTCGGCGACCGGTTCGGCGGACGAGTCCGCTGAACCGACCGATGACCCCGACGATCCGACCGACGACCCGGTCGTCTCGGTGACGGTCCGCGGCGAGGACGTGACCCAGCAGCCGATCCCCCGGTCGCTGTCGGACGGCGACCTGCTCGTCAGCGCTCGCGACGACGACTGGACGTACATCGAGAACGTCGACGGCGACGCGGTCGAGCTGTACCACCGCCCCTCGGACCCGACCCAACAGGAGAACCTCGCGGTCGACCCCGGCGAGCGGGAACGATCAGTCATCGACCGGCTGAAGCCGGTCATCGACGACCACGCGGCGCTGCTCCGCGAGCGCGGCGCGGCGGCGGAGGCGGCCGCGGCCGAGCGCGACGAGGACGACGAGGAGGTCGACGAGGACCTCGAAGCCCGTCTCGAAGCGCTCGGGTACAAGTGA
- a CDS encoding GtrA family protein, whose translation MIRATLRSFASGPLAVQMRRFVAVGAFTAGIQMGLLWLFEDVAGLNYLIAATIAIEITILLSYVFNNAWTFRARQNTGVSEYFRGMLKTNLVRGTAWPLQIGVLYALVEWGGLTALVANVPAILISGLYRFVLDYRWTWG comes from the coding sequence ATGATCCGCGCGACGTTACGCAGCTTCGCGAGCGGTCCGCTCGCGGTCCAGATGCGCCGGTTCGTCGCCGTCGGCGCGTTCACCGCGGGGATCCAGATGGGACTGCTGTGGCTGTTCGAGGACGTCGCCGGGCTGAACTACCTCATCGCGGCAACGATCGCCATCGAGATCACGATCCTCCTTTCGTACGTGTTCAACAACGCGTGGACGTTCCGTGCGCGCCAGAACACCGGCGTCTCCGAGTACTTCCGCGGTATGCTCAAGACGAACTTAGTCCGCGGCACCGCGTGGCCGCTCCAGATCGGCGTCCTCTACGCGCTCGTCGAGTGGGGCGGGTTGACGGCGCTCGTCGCGAACGTGCCGGCGATCCTCATCAGCGGACTCTACCGGTTCGTCCTCGACTACCGGTGGACATGGGGGTGA
- a CDS encoding TVP38/TMEM64 family protein gives MKLFSSRADRRRGIAAAVGVAVLAVGLYVLVSRYAGFLTDQQALRAWLDGFGIFAPLVFIGLQALQVIVAPIPGQVVAVVAGYLFGSFWGIVYSLTGVLIGSAIAFSLSKRFGRSFVESVLHEDVVSRFDGFVDTVGIPGLFAFVVVPGLPDDAICFISGLTKWSLPTFIGVIAVGRLPAYVLAVHAGGEIANGRFRSAIAILALIVVASAVGYYKQEAVRDLVARIEPRLPF, from the coding sequence ATGAAACTCTTCTCCTCGCGGGCCGACCGCCGGCGGGGGATCGCGGCCGCGGTCGGCGTCGCGGTCCTCGCGGTCGGACTCTACGTCCTCGTGAGCCGGTACGCCGGCTTTCTCACCGACCAGCAGGCCCTCCGCGCGTGGCTCGACGGGTTCGGGATCTTCGCCCCCCTCGTCTTTATCGGCCTTCAGGCGCTCCAGGTCATCGTCGCTCCGATCCCGGGGCAGGTCGTCGCCGTGGTCGCGGGCTACCTCTTCGGCTCGTTTTGGGGTATCGTCTACAGCCTCACCGGCGTCCTCATCGGCAGCGCGATCGCCTTTTCGCTCTCGAAGCGGTTCGGCAGATCCTTCGTCGAGAGCGTCCTCCACGAGGACGTCGTCTCCCGGTTCGACGGCTTCGTCGACACCGTGGGCATCCCCGGGCTGTTCGCGTTCGTCGTCGTCCCCGGGCTCCCGGACGACGCGATCTGTTTCATCAGCGGGCTCACGAAGTGGTCGCTGCCCACCTTCATCGGCGTCATCGCCGTCGGTCGGCTCCCGGCGTACGTGTTGGCCGTCCACGCCGGCGGCGAGATCGCGAACGGCCGGTTCCGCTCGGCGATCGCGATCCTCGCGCTCATCGTGGTCGCGTCGGCGGTCGGCTACTACAAGCAGGAGGCGGTCCGCGACCTCGTCGCGCGCATCGAACCGCGGCTGCCGTTCTGA
- a CDS encoding DUF429 domain-containing protein — protein sequence MPTETVAGVDWAGGAWIAVVIEGDDDPQCRLEADLETLWNDGVDRILVDVPIGLPDDAETLAKREAVDSAARSAAERPSSVFPVPSRGACELAREGADYGTVSERNKADLDKGLSRQSYHIAPAVGAVDAFLREDETARERVLEAHPEVCFRGLNGSPLDRSKTTAPGVGERLAALDGHLDAPGAALGRICRESVDAEPGTAESDAGEEATAEPTVDDAVDALGLAVVARRAVDDLRFLPGAATHRDSEGIPMRMAYWSAEPLA from the coding sequence ATGCCAACCGAGACCGTTGCGGGCGTCGACTGGGCGGGCGGCGCGTGGATCGCGGTCGTGATCGAGGGCGACGACGACCCTCAGTGCCGGCTCGAAGCAGATCTTGAAACCCTCTGGAACGACGGCGTCGACCGGATCCTCGTCGACGTGCCGATCGGCCTCCCCGACGACGCCGAGACCCTCGCAAAGCGCGAGGCGGTCGATTCGGCCGCGCGATCGGCCGCCGAGCGCCCGAGCAGCGTGTTCCCCGTGCCGTCCCGGGGAGCCTGCGAACTGGCGCGCGAGGGCGCGGACTACGGGACGGTGAGCGAGCGGAACAAGGCGGACCTCGACAAGGGGCTCAGCCGGCAGTCGTACCACATCGCCCCGGCGGTCGGCGCGGTCGACGCGTTCCTCCGCGAGGACGAGACGGCCCGGGAGCGCGTGCTGGAGGCGCACCCGGAGGTGTGTTTCCGCGGGCTCAACGGCTCGCCCCTCGACCGCTCGAAGACCACGGCCCCGGGCGTCGGCGAACGCCTCGCCGCGCTCGACGGCCACCTCGACGCCCCCGGGGCCGCGCTCGGCCGGATCTGCCGGGAGTCGGTCGACGCCGAGCCCGGGACCGCCGAGAGCGACGCGGGCGAGGAGGCGACCGCCGAGCCCACCGTCGACGACGCGGTCGACGCGCTCGGGCTGGCGGTGGTCGCGCGCCGCGCGGTCGACGACCTCCGGTTCCTGCCTGGAGCCGCGACCCACAGAGACAGCGAGGGCATCCCGATGCGGATGGCCTACTGGAGCGCGGAGCCGCTCGCGTGA